A genomic window from Lotus japonicus ecotype B-129 chromosome 1, LjGifu_v1.2 includes:
- the LOC130730637 gene encoding calcium-dependent protein kinase 32-like, translating into MGNCCATPTVTGEEVRTNNKKEKKGKKENPFAVDYVANNGGSKLAVLSDPTGSEIEEKYALGRELGRGEFGITYLCTDKENGEEYACKSISKKKLRTAIDIEDVRREVEIMRHLPRHPNIVWLKDTYEDDNAVHLVMELCEGGELFDRIVARGHYTERAAAAVTKTIVEVVQMCHKHGVMHRDLKPENFLFANKKETAALKAIDFGLSVFFKPGETFNEIVGSPYYMAPEVLRRHYGPEVDIWSAGVILYILLCGVPPFWAETEQGVAQAIIRSVVDFKRDPWPKVSDNAKDLVKKMLNPDPKRRLTAQEVLDHPWLVHAKKAPNVSLGETVKARLKQFSVMNKLKKRALRVIAEHLTVEEAAGLREGFQGMDTANRGKINIDELRAGLLKLGHQVPDADLQILMEAGDVDRDGYLNYGEFVAISVHLRKMGNDEHLIKAFKFFDANQSGYIEIEELRDALSDEVETNSEEVISAIMHDVDTDKDGKISYEEFATMMKAGTDWRKASRQYSRERFTSLSLSLMRDGSLQVNNEKQ; encoded by the exons ATGGGAAACTGCTGCGCGACGCCAACGGTTACCGGCGAGGAGGTAAGAACCAACAACAAGAAAGAGAAGAAGGGGAAGAAGGAGAACCCCTTCGCGGTCGACTATGTCGCCAACAACGGCGGTTCCAAGCTCGCCGTGCTCAGCGACCCTACCGGGAGCGAGATCGAGGAAAAATACGCTCTCGGCCGCGAGCTCGGGAGAGGAGAGTTCGGTATAACGTATCTCTGCACGGATAAGGAGAACGGTGAGGAGTATGCCTGCAAGTCGATTTCGAAGAAGAAGCTGAGAACCGCCATCGATATTGAAGATGTGAGGAGGGAGGTGGAGATCATGCGCCATCTTCCCAGGCATCCGAACATCGTGTGGCTTAAGGATACGTATGAGGATGACAATGCCGTTCACCTTGTCATGGAGCTCTGTGAGGGCGGTGAGCTCTTTGATCGCATCGTGGCGCGTGGACACTATACCGAACGCGCCGCCGCTGCTGTTACCAAAACGATTGTTGAAGTCGTTCAG ATGTGCCACAAACACGGAGTGATGCATAGGGATCTCAAGCCTGAGAACTTTTTGTTTGCTAATAAGAAGGAAACAGCAGCTCTCAAAGCTATAGATTTTGGATTGTCAGTGTTTTTTAAACCAG ggGAAACATTTAATGAGATAGTTGGAAGTCCATATTACATGGCTCCTGAGGTATTAAGGCGACATTATGGCCCAGAAGTAGATATCTGGAGTGCTGGAGTGATTCTATACATCTTACTTTGTGGTGTCCCACCATTTTGGGCAG AAACTGAACAAGGAGTTGCACAAGCAATTATACGATCAGTTGTTGATTTCAAAAGGGATCCATGGCCTAAAGTTTCTGATAATGCAAAAGACCTTGTGAAGAAGATGTTAAATCCTGATCCTAAGCGGCGGCTTACTGCACAGGAAGTGTTAG ATCATCCATGGTTAGTTCATGCAAAGAAAGCTCCCAATGTTTCTTTAGGAGAAACCGTTAAAGCAAGGCTGAAGCAATTTTCCGTGATGAACAAGCTTAAGAAGAGAGCTCTGAGG GTGATTGCCGAGCACTTGACAGTAGAAGAAGCTGCTGGTCTAAGAGAGGGATTCCAGGGAATGGATACAGCTAACCGAGGCAAGATTAACATTGATGAACTGCGAGCAGGGTTATTGAAACTAGGCCATCAAGTTCCTGATGCAGATCTCCAAATTCTTATGGAAGCT GGTGATGTTGACAGAGATGGGTACCTAAATTATGGAGAGTTTGTTGCCATTTCTGTTCATCTAAGAAAGATGGGAAATGATGAGCACCTTATCAAAGCCTTCAAATTTTTTGATGCGAACCAAAGTGGGTATATTGAGATTGAGGAGCTGCGTGATGCCTTATCTGATGAAGTTGAGACAAACAGTGAAGAAGTCATCAGTGCAATTATGCATGATGTGGACACAGATAAG GATGGGAAGATAAGTTATGAGGAATTTGCAACAATGATGAAGGCTGGCACAGATTGGAGAAAAGCATCAAGACAATATTCAAGAGAGAGGTTTACCAGTCTCAGCCTGTCATTGATGAGGGACGGATCATTGCAAGTAAACAATGAAAAACAATGA